gttcgaggcgttacaaatTAAACTTGAACACCACACTCAAAAGAGTGTTTAGACTCCAAACGAAAAAAAACATGAAACCCCAAAGGAAGTCTAAAAAAGGCCAAAATACTCACTCCTAGGATTTGGCAGTCAACCATATGTAGAGGATTGATCAACCATCCTATAGCCTATAGACTACTTTGTTACATACAAAGGGGGTAGTCGACCGTGCCCATCGGTTGATCGACCATATGTAttcaaattttgagaaaaaatacttttttttatataatttcaatCAATTGTTTTTATAAAATCTGAATATTAACATACTTTAACATCCCTAACACGCATGATCTACGTagaaaaaatgtaaaaaacatgtataaatcaaactttaacactccaACATGAAAACATGCTTCCTatgcaaaagaaataaaaaaaacaaaacaaaaaaatcaaaaacaaaaaacaaacaaactaGAATTTGAAAGAAAATGATATAGAGGGTTACAATACTAACCTTATGTTGCAAAAAGGACACACTTTTTTATTATACACACCcccaataaataaatgaaaaaaaaaaatgagagaattAGGATCTCTCTTCAATTCTCAAACCAAATCCCCTCTATTCTAAGCCAAAGAATGCACAAAAAACactatttttttttcctctccttACCTCAAATTGAACATGCCCTTATCTCTTTTGCAAATGATTTATTTATAgaccttcaataggatagagggAATTAatgttatttgaatttgaatattaaaaatttaaattcaaactaCCAACCACCAACCACCAATTACCCTATTTGTTGTTTGACATGTGGCAACTTCTAAGACATGTGGTATGCATAGATAGTCAATCATatgcaaacaaatcaaaatttcaaaatattactAGGCTAGTCAAATGTCTATAAGAGTTGGTTGATTGCTATCGAGTGGCACCAAATTGTAGAAGAATACAAGGGTTCGATAGACCACCCAAAAGTGACTAGGCGACCGCCTTATGTTgcatttcacatactcaattcaTTCACTTTATTTTATAGGATATAAAATGACTATCAACAATCACATTCTAATTTGACTAAAACACTCCAAAGAGTGTTTAGACTCTAAAGCAATAGGAAAAACTAAAGAAAATCTAGAAAAGGGGCCAAAAATATAGACTCTAGATAGGTTGGTCAATCACCTGTAAAGACCAATCGACTTTTTACTACAGTCCAGTGGCTATGTTTTTGAAAACTCAGGGATTGGTTGATCGCACTTGCATGCAAACCGACCATCTACATGCCCATCTTTGGAAAAATGCATTTTATACCATTTCAATAAAATTTGTTCGTGAAATCCAAATACTATCAAACTCTAACACCCTTAGATGACGTGATCCAACCAAGGAAATGTAAATTACATGCACAAAAAACACACCATCATCATATGCACACACACATTTCTTATATGTTAAAAAACACAAACTAAACTTGAAAATAATGAATAAGAGAGTAAGATGACTAACCTTGTATTATTGGGATCAATGTAAATCAAATGGGGATACATTCAACAATGCTTGCCCCATAGAACCCtcaaacaagaaaaagaagataTGGAATTTTCTTCACAAACTTCAAGTCATCACCCACTTTCTCCAACCCCAAAATAATGCATGAATTCACTTAATCGTTCTCTCCTTACCCCCACTTGGACATGTCCCAAACTCTCTCCCAAAGGGTCTATTTGTAGACCTCTTAATGAAGGGAGAgaaataacatttgaatttgaattttaaaaattcaaattcaaactaacAACCACCAACCAACTAGTACCAATTGCCCTAATCATTTCCTGACACGTGACAATTTCTAGGATACTTGACATGCCTAGATCCACTGACCAATCAAatgaaattaattcaaaattttaaattttcactaGGTCAATCATCCACCTGCAAAGGCCGATCGACCGCCAAAAAGTGGTTATGTTGTAAGcttttttttcgtttttttaaATCAACTTAATTTTTCACATGTTTAGttaggttttgtttttttttttgggtaaaaaatTACTATCAACATGTATCAACctatataataaaatcaaatgaATTCAACCTCAAGAATAAGATAAAATAATCAATACATAACTAGCAACCAATAATCGCAAATGCCACAATTTTCTTATTAGCTCAATAAAtaagaaatatgaaagcatatagcatgtaaaaagaatttttaatctaattttaattaattttacaatatttgtttttttaagcttataaaagtaATTTTGTTCAAAAGAATTATTACTTATTAATGTGTCATGCACATGATGCCAAAATGCTGGATTTAAGAATTTTTGTTAATAGAATGGATCTTTTGTAACTAAATCTATCTTTAGAGAGGTCTTGGATTTGACTTGTAATggaataagatataatataaaattatattgaaactTGCTCAAACCcactcaaatttaaattcaaattcaaggtccgaaattcatattttcaaacaaaatgtaaGAAGATGGTTTAAGAGATTTTAACATCATCATTAAAAGTTTCAATGAGACATTTTGTAATGTCGTAGATAGTCctacatatttttataattaaatatgttAGACCTAAAGGGAGATTTTAGAAACCTATTATTGtctaataaatttaaaatatatatatatatatatatatatatatatattacatttctAATTTTAGATCTAAGGAGGGTTGATATCACTAGAGAAATATACTCAGTATATTATATTTGATTTGTAGAATGGAATTAAGAAGTGAGAATAGGCTATggtgaaaattaaataaaaatataaatattaagtcCCAAAATTTGTCATTGAAGTTGATTTGATATTCTTGAGAATATGATAGTTACAATAGATTAGTCACACTttgttatattaaaaaatatattgctatcataaacaaaataacaatgtcaaattctttttatatttcGTAATAAGAAATAGAGAATGAATAATTATTCTCAAATTTTATCAGGGAATTGTTTAtccctttctctttttttttttcttttttttattacataagaactttAGCCACCAACGAACCCTTTGAaccccctagtgcggcaccaaacctacggattagCGTCTTCCACCCTTAGGTCTCACTGATTAAGGTAAAGTCTGGAATGCAGACACGACTTCTATGTATTAGTTGGATGTTTGGCCAACCCGACTTCCGGGACACATCACCATTACCATCCACGCTCCCTACTGGTTCACAAAGAACTCTCGCCATCAACGGCTCCCGTTGGCttacagagtaaactctcacaatatatggtctcgctggctcacagagtaaactcttaccatccacaagtaccgctggttccgtgagtTTATCCATTTGGAATTGAACTCCCGATGCTCCTTTTTACTTGCTGGCTATTTATCTCTTTCTTATTAAATATTggatgaaataataaaaaattgtcaTTTCTCAAATTGATTAGGTTACATCTTATTCTAAACAATACTTATTTTATAAACTAAAAATAACCTTTAATCTAATTTTAATTCTATACACTAAACATGCCATAATATTTTGATAAGGTGTTATCCTCGCTAAGACTTAACCTTTTCAAAATGTAGCATTGTAGAACTTTGGCTTTAATATAAATCAATAAATTGATCATTATGGCCCGTGACTTATATGATGAACATATTGAAATTTTGATTTAGATAATGGAGGATTGATTAGCTATTTatatttgttttgtttgtttagttatttattttgtGATGGCCTTATAGTGTATGACTAAGGCCTATTTATTAgttgataatatttttttattcttttacaaattttgaaatttttgccctaattttttgTAAGATAATTTTGTAGTACATTTTTTTCAAATGATACTAACCTCTTTTGGGATTTGAGAAAAATAGATTGATCTTAtatgttgttttaaaattttcataaatcttgtcaaaaaaaaaaaaagattagatCTTTAGTTTCAAAATGTTAATAGACCTctctagaattttatttttaggacACTTAAATTATCTCTCCGTGTCTTTTAAATAAAGATTATTATCTTTTATCCAatatctttttttattattttctagctTATACATTCTCcaaattttcattcattaaaaGTCAAGtaaataattatttgaaaaataaaaaaacaaaaattattgtTTACAATCAAATAAGTCCTAATTTTTTCTAAATTGTAATAGCAATCATAGCAATAAAGcctttattaaaatttttattagtaACACCATCTCTAATTATGaatcatttcatttttatttaaaatttaattactaAGTCTCTTAAATTATCCATTTTCTTATGAAATTTTAACAGGGAATTTTTCTAGCTAAATATGTAAATATTACATTTGATACAAAGGCAAAAACTCAACAAAAgaatttttctactttttattttttgaaaaaaattccatttgtgtaataatatttctaaaaaatcgCCTTGTGAGATTAAAGTATAGTGCGGGAAAATCTTATTAGAGCTTAACATAAATATTTTAGccgagtaatttttttttttttattagttatgCAAAAccactatttaaaaaaaaaaagatttgaaaatatttttgattgatttttaaaataaatttggacAACTAGTCAAAAACTTTTGATAGATTTGACCAACTTTTATTCGAATGCTTGACAAATTTAATCAAATCTTGACAGATTACACAAATGATCAaacatagattttttttttcatcaaatttaaataaatcttTCAATTCTAAGGTCAATCAAAATAATTCTACATCAGTTCAATAAATTTGATTGCAAACTCCTAACTAATTTTTAACTGAGCATGCCGACCAAATTAATCAAATATGAGAATATTCTTGACTAATTTAGAATATTTGAATAAACAGATTGAATATttgtttgatttttataattaagATAGTTTATTCTTCTTCAgggaataaaattaaaataaactgaaaaataaaaataatataaatgtaCTACACTAGTCTCACAATTTTATTTgccctttatttatttttgttttatctaCATTATTTATTATGGTCAAAAGAAAACAATTTGAGCCCgataattttacttttttttaaatttggattcataaaaaaaaaaccaagaataTTACTAGGCATAAAAAATGCCATTTGAATTGCAATTTCCAAGAATCATGGATAAGGTTCTCTAGTATATAAGATTTTCTATATTATTGATAATTTTTTACACatacaatatttttatttttaatttatttttgagattTGTTCATAAAATAACCATATATTTCTTAAATATCCTTACAATTGATGCTTTatacatgcataaaatattttacCGCAAAGTACAGTTGATTAAAAAACAGAAAATTACCCATCATTCAAAGCACAATATAAAaaagaataattaaaataaaattataaattactaCATAAGTCCAATTTATAATGCTAGCTTAATATtgcaattattttcaaaataagtgaatattttttttttggatttttaaaatataattaggAATTTTTTTGCCACTTCATAACTTTTGATAGGTTACAAATCTGGATGCCCAACTTTTAAAACGAGAATATAAATTTTGACGCtaaaattttttgtaaaatttgttttgttttgaaaaataaaattttcaattattaaATACAAATCAAACAAATGAATATTTGATAATTAATAATGATTTTCAAGAGAatgacaaatcaaaattcacattaATATCGTATTGCATCATACTCTAAACACAAATAAAATAAGATTTAATTTAAttgtatattttaattcatttaattctcacataccaaattttttttttcttggataaTGCGAGATTTTTATcctatttcaaatatatatatatatatatatatataaatgtaaagtAATAACTTTATCAGTCCAAAGTATTTTCTCTGGGTTAAGCGTATGACTTAAAATAAatgttttaattaataaattaactgTAATTCTGGAGTCGAGTAGTAGACTTTTGGAGACCTCCAACATTATCCAGCGTTACGCGCAATCGTAACTGCGTAGCAGTTATCAAACTGGAGGTGGGCCCCGTGGGGATCTACGGACAGGTGGCATCTGATTTTTACGGAAGTCAGTGTATGTTAGTGACAGCATGGTGACGCCAGCAAAACCATTACCGCGTATCGATGAGAGCTTGTGGACGCCCACATGCTACGTGTCGACCGTTAAAAAGGCCTAACTCTCTCCAACTCTGACCTCATCATTACACAACTAAAACCCGCTACGACGTAGCTTTATTACGTCCCCTCATCATCTCAATCTATTCTCCCGAAATTATCTATCCTGTGCGCCGCCGGTACGCCCTATCTATGTGTTCGTTGATCTGGGTCGTCGAAACTGATGACCAGATGGTGAGAAAACCGCAAATCCGATCTTATACGGAGCGTATTGTACGAGGTCTGGTCATGGCCCCATACTCGCCCACCCCGCAAAAAGGCATCCAAAAAAGAGATAGAGAggggggaaaagaaaagaaggcaaATTTAATAAAGCAATTATTTGATCATGTGTCCAATAGTAAAGTGTCACATGGCATGagcacattatatatatatatatatatatatatatatatatattatagtatgTATAGAAAGTCCAAATGTATAACAGATTCATAAATGAATGATTAAACCAACCAAATCTGGAAGAAAGAAAATAGTAATGTTTTTAGAGAATTAAAATATAAACTATGATGTAGAtccttgaattttatttttatttttttgaaaaatattactATCCAACTTTATCACAATTGTGAGCATTCATACGTTTGGACTTTTGACTTCTCTATTTAAATTTGTCCATATCTTGATATCAAAATTCTTATATTGAAGATTTTGAGTTCTAATTTTAGGTGAATGGGAAGGATAAGGAATGTGACTTGTGAGAAGAacaatctttttttattttttattttttttatgattacgtaggaactccagccactaaCAAGTCCTTCAGACTCTCTCATGCGGCATCAAACTTATGGCTTAGCGTTCttcccctaggtctcgctgatcagggtaaaatCCGAAATGTGGATACGACTTCCATTGTAGATAAGAATGAACCTTTGAATATTAAAAAATCATCATTGTAATGGattttttaatgtttaaaatttgGAATTTTTATATTAGGAGGGTCAagtacaaaattttaaaaagagaaTAGAAAGAAGTTTTGAAATGGTGTATGAATAAAATGTCTCTCAATTAACCCTAAAAAAAAGGTTATTAAGAATTTACCATTATCCCTTACCCCTCCAAAATTAGTTTGGAATTTAAGTAATCTCTTGCTTTGCCTCCAAAATTCAACGCACATAAACACTCATACTGTGGGCATACATTATAAACATGTATACTTGTGAACAATAATTTTCAttccaaatttttaattttttaaataattataaaaaaatcatttatttttttttaaaattgaacctttgaatacaaaaattagaaaccatatatatatatatatatatatatatatattgtagctTTACTATATAAATATATCCCAAAAAATGGAAACTTAAtgtgacatttttataattatttataaaataaaaattatttctgAATTGAATGCTCAATAACTTTTTATAGAGAAATGAAAGTTAAAAAGAAAATGGAGAAACTTAGAGATATTTCCACAAAGCACAATTTAATGGTCaaatagagaaattgaaaaaggatttgagtcCTAATATGTATCATTTATCACTTTAATAtaatcaaaaataaaacaaagaatgAAAATCTATCACTTTAAAACTAGAAAACAAGTTGCATAAATATTTACTTCAAGTTTGGAAACAAAAATTAATTGCTATTGCTTTCGCGCGCACACGTATATCTTTAATTATAtgattcttaattttttaaaattgttggAGGTAATCacattattattttactatttttaattttataattattacaAAATCAACAATTACAGtgatatttttagtttttagttatTACAAAATCAACAATTATTACATCATCCCCACATTCATGTACTCTAttcaaatcaaaaaaaaaaaaagaaaaaaaaaaaagagttattaTCCCTAAGATGTGAATTGTGCAGAGGCATATGAACTGTGGAGGGGAAGGAGTCAACATTGAACAGCATTGATGGATCATCTGTTGAATACCCTCGCTCCGTACTATATGAAATGAACGTGGAACAACCAGGGATggacaaaaacaaaaatagagaaaataggaAATAGAGGAgtgaaaaaataattaatttttataatttttatttaattaataaatagttataaaattttaattttttatttgaaagaatAATCCTATCATGACATGCGAATAAtggtataaaatgatattttcaaatgatttttactttttgtttctaattttagAAACTTAGTGTATGTTCTTtacttaattatattttaaattcgtgctgccattttattttaatttttattttaaaatttggtgTAAACACAAACTTCATTTCTGCATATTAAAATGAAATATCAATAGGTTCTGCAATCAAAAAATTATACATAGAATTTgattacataatttttttataaaaatttaaagcaAGAACAAGAAATTAACAGAGAAAGAAGGAAACATGACACAAGCTACTTTTTCACAGTATGGCAACAaaatcaagaataataccaaatAATCCTTGAATTGATCGCTTGTATCATGGGCTGTGTgtatgaaatttcaaaatttgaatgtcaATACAAGAACACGcccaaagaaaaatataataattatcatatatATCTGGCAATACTTTATGTCTCATTTTTTTTCCCCCCAACAATTCCTTTGGACTCAGAAAATCTATACACAGGCTCATATCAtcttcttcatatatatatatatatatatatatatatatatatatatatatattttcctgttCTTCTTCatgaaataaaattataatagCAAATGTAGTTGTTCAGATTTCAATAGTTCCAGAAACAATCAAAGTCAACTGGTGCAGCAGAAGTAGAAGGGGCCTCTTGATCTTCAAATTGCTTCCTTCCCATCTCAAGATTGGATATAACTGAAGAGATTTCTGTGTTAACTTCAGTGGATAAACCAGTTTCCTGTGAAACACTAACCATGTCCCTCTCTGTTTTGAAACTCTGCTTCATGTTTGATCCTTGAGAATCAAGCAAGGCCTTGAGATATGCCTGGTCTTGGATTGAAAGAGACCCCGGGTACTGCCAATTCCCTGGAATTGGGATTCCTTGAACTGGGTAAGGGGGATTCCCGGTGGGAATTCTCGGGAAAATATTTGAAGGGTTCAAAGAAACAGTGAAGAGAGGATTGTTGAAGCTGTCAATCATCTTTTGTTGGTTTCTCTGGGCATCCATGGGGTTGGAGAAGCAGGACACGTGAGCTGGTTCAGTCATGGCGGGTCTGTTTTTGCCGCTGGGGGGTGAAGAATCCATTAATGGTGGTAGAACAGAGGAATTCAGTTCATGTCCCAAAGAATTCAGTTTCACAAGCCCTGAAATGTGGGACTTCTTCCCACCAGAATTCTTCTGAAACACCCTGCAAATCACCCATTCATTCTGGAAAACAAAAACGGGGAATCCACGAACATATCAGATAAACCAATGAGCAAGAAGAAGTCAAAAGTTGAGATTTAAAAgatcttttataaaaataaaaaaacaaaaaacaaaaacagacgAAAGGAGAGGAGTTCAAACCTGTGCTGTTTTGGGGAGGTTATGGAAAGACAATTTACCCTCTAATCTGTATTCGTGCATGACCCAATTGGACTTCTCTCCTTTTGGAGCTCTGCCTTCGTAGAAAACCAGAGTTTTCTTCATTCCAACCAGAGATTTTCCCCTGAAAATTTCTTTATCTTTCCCTGTCGCTTTCCAGTAGCCAGCTTTAGTGGCCCTGTTCGTCCTCAAACCAGTTGGGTATTTTCTGTCTCTAACGCAGAAGAAGTACCACTCCTTTTCCCCCATTTTCGCTTTCCCTTCATTCAAGCAGCCAAACAGAAGAAAAAGAAACAGCAAAcaaacttcagaattttcatATCATAACAAAATAAACAAGAATTAAAGAATTCAGTCATTCTAATCCTTAAATAGAAACAAAGAGAGAGAATTCAGGAACAGAAAAAGAGTTAGGAATCACAGAAGACTGACGTGGCAAATCCCAAGGCTCGCACTTGTTCAAATCCACTTCCCCGATAGCCGTAGCAGAGAAATCGCAATCAAGGACCTTCTTGCACAAGTAGTGCGTTATGAGTTCTTCATCAGTGGGGTGAAAACGAAATCCAGGCGGCAAATCCATGTGATCTTCTTCGGTGGTACGTCGGGAATTGTTCTCCATTCCTACCTGAAACGACTGTTTTAGAATCGAGCTATGTTTCGCAATTTTTGGCTTTAATTTCTGCAATCAGGCCTGTAAATCTGGAATGTGAACTGGCTTAACACCTCTAACTTTTCAAGAAACGATGCGGAGAACCAAATACAGAATAGATTCAGATTTCAGATACAGAGCAGTGGAAGGAATTCAAATACAAAGTACTGCTCATTAAATGCAGGGGAAGAAGGAGGAGGTATAGGATATGGAAGAAAAAGTGGTTGGGGGAAAGGTGTGAGAAAGTTAGAAGCAAAGGGAAGGGATGGAGAAAAATGGAGGGGAAGCCATagaactggaaaaaaaaaaaaaaaaagtacacaGGCTGATGATATCTGGAGAGAAGGAGAGGTGTTTAAGAAAAGAGGATTGCGACGAGCAGAGGCCCCCTAAATAGTTTTTTAGGAGAGAGACGTGGTTTGTAAGAAAgctttgtttttcttcttcttcttcttcttcttcttttttcccctTCTCGTTCCTCTCGCCCGTAGTAAAATATACTAAAATCCTTTCCTCCTTTAATTTGACGACATAAACTTAGAAATATGTAGTGTTATATTTACCTACTAAATATAATTCTTTTTTCTCAGCACTAAATTTTTTGTCTatatttaaaatagtattttttaGGCTTTGTTTGGATAAACTgttttgtttgagaaaaatataGTTTTGATTGGAacttataaaatataaaacaaaagaaagtaaaatattttaaatggtaattcttaatatttaattattaaaattaatgatataaatatatatatatatatatatataataaatcaatgGACAAACTTTTgatttacacatcattaatattttatctttCTTTATTTGTACTCATATTAgaccaaattttaaattttaataatatttgatatagggatgaaatataatgaaaaataatttttttttttattttttccaagaAAAATCTTTTAACCATTTGGAGCttagagaaaaaaaaagtttattttcCATTACATTTTCTCTCCACAATAAATACtatcaaaaatgaaattttattttcatatgattaaaaagttttagaaaattttatttattttctaaaaatttttatcatt
The Malania oleifera isolate guangnan ecotype guangnan chromosome 13, ASM2987363v1, whole genome shotgun sequence DNA segment above includes these coding regions:
- the LOC131146850 gene encoding NAC domain-containing protein 100-like — its product is MENNSRRTTEEDHMDLPPGFRFHPTDEELITHYLCKKVLDCDFSATAIGEVDLNKCEPWDLPRKAKMGEKEWYFFCVRDRKYPTGLRTNRATKAGYWKATGKDKEIFRGKSLVGMKKTLVFYEGRAPKGEKSNWVMHEYRLEGKLSFHNLPKTAQNEWVICRVFQKNSGGKKSHISGLVKLNSLGHELNSSVLPPLMDSSPPSGKNRPAMTEPAHVSCFSNPMDAQRNQQKMIDSFNNPLFTVSLNPSNIFPRIPTGNPPYPVQGIPIPGNWQYPGSLSIQDQAYLKALLDSQGSNMKQSFKTERDMVSVSQETGLSTEVNTEISSVISNLEMGRKQFEDQEAPSTSAAPVDFDCFWNY